CGCCCCGGCCGGCGGTCAGCGGGACGGCCCGCCAGGTCGCGCCGTCGTCGTACGACACCGCGAGCCGGCCGCCGCCGAGGGTGCCGGTGCCGGCCGCGCCGGCCACGTACCGCGCGCCGAGGGCGACGGGCAGCCGCTGTCCGGCGCGCACCGTCCCGGCGAGGTCGGTGTCGAGGCGGAAGGCGAGGTTGATCAGCGGCAGGCTGGTCCAGTGGTCCTCCGGGGTGGCCGCCGACCGGAAGGTCCACTCGCTGTGGCCCTTCGTGGCGGGCTGCCACCTGCCCGCGTCCAGGGCGGTGTCGGTGACCACCTCGTAGGTGTGCTCGTCGGCGGGCGCGTCCCGGACGTAGGCGCCGGAGCCGGTGCGGCGGTCGACCTGTGTGCCGTCCAGGTAGACGGCGGTGGTCTGGGTCATCCCGCTGCCCTCGCTCCAGACGTCGCCGAAGCCGGTGTGGTCGGGTCCGGAGTCGCCCCATCCCGGGGTGTTCAACTGGATCTGGTCGCCCGCGCGTTGCTGGCCCCAGCCGAGGCCGGTGCCGAGCCAGGGGTGCCACACGGGGCGGAACCAGTTCAGCACGGGCCGGGTCCCGCCGTCGTAGCGCACGAGTCCGCTGCGTTCCTCCAGGGCGCCGTCGCGGACGGTGACGGACTCGTGCCAGCGCTGGCCGGGGCCGGTGGAGACGTAGTCGGTGCGTTCGGCGGGCAGGTCGATCCGTTCCTGGAAGCCGAGCCCGACCGGGAAGGTGTCGGTGATCGAGTACCGGAACTCGCCGCCGCTCACCGGCGCGGAGGCGTGGAAGCTCACGTGCACGGCGGCCAGTTGGCGCTTGGTGGGCGCGTAGGTGAGGGACCGGTCCGGGATCGCCCCGGGGTGGCCCTCGGACAGGTCGTACACGTAGGGCGAGTTGCGGGTGCCGGTCATGTCGGCCCGGCCGGCCGCCCGCAGCCGTGCCGCGTCCGCCCGGCCGACCGTGGCGATCTGCAGCGGCCGGTCGGCGTTGTCGTCCGTGCCCCACCAGGCCATCAGCCGGCCGGGCGCGTCGTCCGTGACGAACAGCGCCTTGGCGCCCGCCTCCTGGGCCGCTTCGGCGAGCGCGGCCGGGTCGGCGCCGTCGGCGAGGCGGGCGAGCACCGCCTTGCCGGCGACCTTCGTGAACGGCCCGTCCCCGACGTCGACCAGCGGCAGCCTGGTCCGTCCTGCCAGGAGCGTCCCGCCCGCCTGCACGGTGGCCTCGCCGATCCCCCGGACCGTCAGCAGCGGCTCGGCCAGCCGCCACACGGTGCGGTACTCGAAGCTGCCCCGGGTGACCTTCGCGGTGGGCGCGGCGAACACGCTGTCGTAGGTGAGGGGCACCTGGACCGCGCCGAACAGGTCGGCGCCGTTCGCCTTGCGGTCGTACTCCATGAGGAGCTGCCGCGTCTCGGTGCGCCGGCCGGCGTCGGCCCTGATCTCCCGCAGCCGGCGCCCGTCCAGGGTGACCTCCCGGTCCCGGTCGAGGACGGTCTCGGGGGCGGCGAGGAAGCCGAGGCCGAGCGAGTCGGCGCCGTGGCTGCCGCGCACGTCCAGGAAGGAGGCCAGGCTGTAGGTGCCGGGCCGCAGCCGCAGCTTCAGGGTGCCGGAGTCGCCGACGTGCGCGGGCCGGGCGTCCTCGCCCTCGGCGAGCCGCTGCACGGCGAGGTCGGCGGCGGTGGGTGCGCCGTCGCGGTCCCGGACGTGGACGGTGAGCGTGTACCGCTCCTCCTCCTTGACCAGCCCGAAGGCGGTGTGGGCGAGCGGGGTGCCGTCCGGGCCCGAGGCCACGATCTGCCCGCTGCTCTGTCCGACCGGCGCCTTCGACCCGTCGCCGGTGACGGTGGTGGACGCGGTGCCGTGCGCGGGCACGGTGAGCGCGGGGTCGGCGAGGGTGGCCAGCCCGTCCGGGCCGCCCTCGACGGCGAGGTCGAGGCGTACGTCGGCGTCGGACGAGTTGCGGTAGGTGAGGGTCCGGGTGACCGGCCGGTCGGCGTCGTAGGGCCAGCTGTGGAAGCCGAGGTCTGCGCTGCCGGTGGCGGTGATCCGCGCCCGGACCACGTCGGGCACGCTCACCCGTCCCGCGCCGAGCTGGTAGGCGGACGCGTCGAGCCGCTTCGAGGTGGACATCAGCGCGTCCTTCAACTGCGCGCCCGTCCAGTCGGGATGGGCCTGGGCGAGCAGGGCCGCCACCCCGGCCACGTGCGGGGTCGCCATGGACGTGCCGCTCATGGAGGTGTAGTAGCCGCTGCCCTCGACGAGCTGGGAGCGGGCGGCGAGGATGTCGACGCCGGGTGCGGACACGTCCGGCTTCAGGGCGTTGTCGCCGTAGCGGGGGCCCGCGCTGGTGAAGTAGGCCGCCTGGTCGGCGGAGTCGACGGCGCCGACGGTGAGGGCGGCGTCGGCGGCGCCGGGCGAGCCGATGGAGGACGGGGCGCCGGTGTTGCCCGCGGCGACCACGAAGAGGGCGCCGGTCTCCTTGGAGAGGTCGTTCACGGCCTGGGCCATCGGGTCGGTGCCGTCGCTCGGCTCGGTCGAGCCCAGGCTCATGGAGATCACCCGCGCGTGCACGTCCCGGGCCGCCCACTCCATGCCCGCGATGATCTGCGACTCGCTGCCCGAGCCCTGGTCGCCGAGCACCTTGCCGACCGCGAGGGTGGCGCCGGGCGCGACCCCCTGCTCGGTGCCGCCGGACGCGGCGCCGCTGCCGCCGACGGTGGAGGTGACGTGCGTGCCGTGCCCGTTGCGGTCGGCGACCTCCTCGCCGTCGACGAAGCTCCTGGTGGTGCCGACCCGGTCCGCGAGGTCGGGGTGGCTCAGGTCGACGCCGGTGTCGAGGACGGCGACGGTGACGCCCTTGCCGGTCAGCCCGGCGTCCCAAGCGGCCCGCGTGCCGATCTGGGCGTTGCTCTGCGCCATGTCGGCCTCGACCCGCCCGTCGAGCCAGACCTTGCCGACGCTCCGGCCGTGCGTGAAGGACCGCCAGAAGGCGCGCTCCCGGTGCGCCGTCACGGCGGCGCCGCGCAGACTCGGCAGCGACCGGGTGCGCTCCGTCCCGGCCGGGGTGGTCACGCGCGCGCCCTTGCCGTAGGTCACGATCAGCGGCAGCGCGCCGGACCGGGCGTCCGTCAGCCCCTGCCGGATCAGCCCGCTCACGTCGAACAGCCGCCGGTCCAGGGTGCCGGCCCGCAGGTACGGCAGCGCCTCGTCCGGTACGACGGTGATGTCGCCGTCGCTCGTCTGCGTGCGCACCGCCCCGGTGGCCCCGGCGGGCCGCCGCACGGTGACGGTCCGTCTGCCGTGCCCGAGGTCGGTCACGCTGACCTTGTCGCCGGTGACGAGGGTGACGGTGGTGGGGGTCGCGGTGCCGGGGTCGTGCCGTTGCGCGGTGACGGTCGTCCGCGCGGCCGCGGGTGCCGCCGGTGTCAGGGCCGCGACGACCAGCCCTGCCGACAGCAGGACCGCACCGCGTCCGACTGGTCCTCTCCTCATGCACGCCTCATCTCGTCCGGGGGTGTCCGTCCTGGTGCGCGGAGTGCTGGGACGAGTCTCATGTGCCTTGTGTCGCAGGGCTGTTGACCGTACATGGCGGGAAGGCGCCCTGGCGGATTCCCGCCGGCACCGCGCCCCCGCCCGGCCGGAACCGCGGACAGCCGCACCGGCCGTCCGCCACAATGGAGCCGGTAGTGGATCAAGGACACGGGGGGGCGTACGACGCCATGAACAGGCTGATGGAGTTCACCACCGACGACGGCGCCGTCGTGATGGTGGAGGAGACGGACCCCACCGGCGGGACGCGGCTCGTCTCCCGCGGCGAGGGCGGCCCGGCGGCGCAGACCGCCCGCACCTTCGAGGGTGCCCTGGACGGGGTGCGCGCGGCCGCCCACTCGGCGCTGCGCGTCTTCCGGGACGGCACCCTGCGCCCCGACGCGGTGGAACTGGAGTTCGGCGTGAAGCTGAGCGCGGAGGCGGGCGCGGTCATCGCCAAGGGGGCGGCGGAGGGACAGCTCGTCGTCCGGCTGAGCTGGAAGTCCGCGACCGAACCGGCCCCGGCGACGGGCGACTGACGGACGGACCACCGACGGGCGGACCACCGCGGCCCGGCCCGCGGCCGGCGCGGCCCTCCGTGCCCGGCCGACAGCCCGGCGGGCCCTCCGGCGGCGCGACACACCGTACGCGCCGCCCGAACCCCCCGTTCGGCGGCACCCCGCCCGGCCCCCTCCAGAAGGCGCACGCCCTTCACCCGGCAGCAGGATCGAGAGGAGGAAGAGGCCCGCCAACCGGTCGGCCGCCCAAGGCCTGCGCACTCGGGAGGATCCGCCGTGACCGTCAGTCTGGAGCAGCTGCGCCGCTGCCACTTCGCCGTCGACCTGGGCGCGGCCCGCACCCGGGTGTACGTGAAGGGCTCCGGTCTCGTCGTGGACCAGCCCTCGGTCGCGGCCATGAACACCCGTAACGGCGCGCTCATCGCGGTCGGCGAGTTCGCGGAGCAGATGACGGGGCGCACGCCCGACTACATCAGGGTGGTGCGGCCGGTCGCGGGCGGCACGGTGGTCGACATCGAGATGGCGCAGCGCATGCTGCGGCACCTGATCGGCGACAAGATGCGCCGCACACTGCGCCGCAGGCCCCGGCTGCGTGCGGCGGCCTGCACCCCGCACGACGCCGACCCGCTGGCCCAGCGGGCGACGATCGAGACGCTGGTCGGGCTCGGCGCGCGGCGGGTGGAGCTGGTGGACACGCTGATCGCCGCCGCCGTGGGCTGCGGACTGCCGGTGGAGCGGCCCGAGGCCTCCATGATCATGGTGTGCGGCGCCGCCGCCACCCAGGTCGCCGTGCTGTCCCTGGGGTCCATCGTGACCGCCCAGCGGATCCCGGTGGGCGGTGAGGCCGTCGACCACGCGATCGTGCAGCACCTGCGGCACGCCCACGCGCTGGTGCTGCCCAGCCAGTCCGTACGGCCGCTGCAGATCGCCCTGTCCGGCAACGGGCTCACCGCGCAGGGCCCGGCCTCGACCGAGATCCACGGCCGGGACGTGGCCACCGGGCTCCCGCGCAGCGTGCGGGTCGACACCGCCGCCGTGCGCAACGCCATCCACACCCCGCTGACGGCCGTCCTCGACGGGATCGGGAGGGTGCTGCGCGAGTGCCCGCCCGATCTGGTGGCCGACCTCGCGGACCGCGGGATCATGATGGTCGGCGGGTCGGCCCGGCTGCCCGGCCTGGACGAGATGCTCCGCGAGGCGACCGGCGTCCCGGTGCACATCGCCGAACAGCCGGACGTGTGCGCGGTCCAGGGGCTCGGCGCCATGCTGGAGGGCCAGGTCGAGCCGCTGGTCCTGGACCCGCTGGCCGCCTGAGCACGCCGGGCGGACGGTCGTACCGGCTCAGGGGCCCACGTGTGCGCGGATGGTCGTGCCGTCCGGGCCGGTGTGCGTGAGCACCAGGTCGGCCACGAGGTTGACCAGCAGCAGGCCGCGGCCGCCGCGCTGGTCGCGGCCGGCGGGGCGGCGCCCGGCCAGCGGGTCGGTCAGCCGGCCGCGGTCGCGCACCTCGCACCGGACGTGCCCGTCCTCCGCCCACACCGTGAGCACCCCGCTGCCGCCGCCGTGCACCACGCTGTTGGTGGTCAGCTCGGCGGTGATCAGGGTCAGGTCCTCGAGCCGCAGGCCGGTGAGGCCGAGCCGGGCGCCGTGCTCGGTGGCCAGGTGCCGGACGGCGGGCAGGGAGCCGGCCTCGAAGGCGGTGGCGAGCACACCGGGGCCGGCGCCGGGCGCGGGCGGCAGCGGCCGGTTGTAGCGGGCGACGACTCCCTCGGGGTCGTAGGCGGTGCTGGGGAGGTGCTCGGTGGTGCCGGCCGGGATCACGAGCGGGTGGGTGGCGTACGCGTCGGCCAGCGCCCGCTCGTCGAGGCGGGCGGTGTCGTAGGGGCACAGGATCGTCACTTCGCGCCCCCGGAACGCGCTGTTGATCAGCGCCTCGTGCTGCGCGCAGGCGGGGTGCTCGGCCGGGTCGCGGTCCGCCCAGACCGGCTCGCCGACGATGTGCACGCGCCGGCCGGCGGACTGGCCGTCGGCGAAGGCCCGCAGCACGCCGGGGATGATCCGGCCGGGGTTGCGGCCGGCCTCGCGCATGTCCAGGAACCGTACGGCCTCGGCGTCCGCGCCCAGCGCGTCCCGGACCAGGCGCAGGTTCTCGCCGGGCACGGCGACCGCGACCGGCCCGCCGGCCTCCAGCGCGGCGCGGACGAAGGGCACGGTGCCGGCGAGGTACTGCCCGGCGTCCGCGTAGAAGAGGGCGGGGTGCACGAAGGGTTCGGCGGTCACCGTCATGCCGCCGCCACCTCGATCGCCGGCAGCCCGGGCCACAGCAGTTCCAGGACGCGGGGCAGGGCGGGCGGCGGCCGGTCCAGCACCAGCCGCCGCGTGCCGAACCGCAGGGCGGCGTCCGCGAGGGCGCCGGCGCCCGCCACGTCCACGAAGGCCAGCGCGGACAGCTCCAGGTAGTACACGCTCCCGCCGTCGCGGACGGCCCGCTCCAGGACGCCCTCCCAGACGCCGTGCGTCGGCAGGCTCACCTCACCGGCCGCCCGGACCCCGGCCCGCCCGGTCAGCGGGACCACGTCGAGCCGCGGCACCACGGGCCCCGGCACCAGCCGCGGCGCCCCGGGTTCCGGCACGTCCACCCCGTCTCCCCCTCGCGCTTCGGCACGCACCTCGTCACGCGCATCAACAGTCTGCACGGGACCCGACTGCCCCGGATTCGCCTCTTCTTACCTCCTTCGTGTGGGTCCTTCGTGTGTAGCCATGGGCACAAGGGGCAGGCGAGGGGGCGAGCCACGGGAGCCGACGGAGGGGGAGGCATGACCTCAGCGGCACGAGCACCGCACGGCGGACGGCTGAACGCACTGGTCGTCGGCGGCCGGACGGAGGAGGGCCGGGCCCTCCTGGACGCACGCGGGGAACTGGTCCGGGGCTGTACGGACACCCTGTCGGCGGCCCTGGACGCCCTCCCCGCGGGCATCACCGGGATCGAGCTGGACATGTCCGGGGTGTCCTTCATGGACACGGCGGGTCTGGAGTTCCTCGACGCGCTGGCCGAGTACGGCCGCCTGCACGGCCTGCCGGTCACGGTCTCGGGCTGGTGGGGCCAGCCGCGCCGGGTCCTGGAACTGGTCGGCCTGGACGTCACCGACCCGCTGGGCACCGCGCTCGCGGCCGGGGTCCGCGACCGCACCGGCTCCGCGGTGGCCCTCGAACGGGCGGAACAGCTGCGGGAGCTGCGCGAGGAGATCGAGCAGCTGCGGCACGCGATCGACTCCCGCCCCGTGATCGACCAGGCGCGCGGCATCCTGATGGCCGCCCACGGCTGCGGCCCGGAGCGGGCCTGGGACATCCTGCGGGAGGCGTCGCAGCGGTCCAACACCAAGCTGCGCGAGGTGGCCGCGGCGGTCACCGCGAGCACCGTCCCCGACGGACCCGTGCCGCCGGAGGAGCTGCGGACGGCACTGCGCGAGGCGGTGGCCCGCCACGCGCCGCCGTCCGGCGGCGAGCGGTGACGGGTCAGTACGGCAGGATGCGCCCGGAAGGCGTCCTGCGGTCGATCTCCTGCCCGCGCGGGGCGGCCGGCCGACGACTCACACGTACCCGGATCCGACGGTCCATGACGCCCTCCTCTGTCCGGTACCGCCCCACGGCGGTGGTCCGTAGGAGGTCCGTGCCCAGGACAAGGCATGTCCAAGCCAATGCGGCGGCACGTCTTGACCTGTGAACGGCTGTTGGCGAAACCGCTTGACGGGCCGGGCCGGACGGTGCGTCACCGGTGCGGGAGGTACCGTCCGAGCACGGGGTCGAGCCGTGCGATCCACTCGGTGAGCCGGGCCGAACGGCGGGCGTTCAGCTCGCAGTCGTAGACATCGCCGTCCCACAACTGGACGGTGACCGTGAGCCGGTTGCCGCGCGTGCCGGGCGTCCGCCGCACGACGGCGATCTCCGCCCACTCGAAGTCCGCCGCGACCCCGCCGAGTTCGAGGACCACCCCGGCCGCGTTCACGACGACACGGGCGTCGCCGTCCCCGAGCACGACCTCCGGCGCGCCGTACGGCAGCGGCGGCCCGAACCCGTACCCGGCCTGCGGCGGGACCGGCGGCGCGGGCGGCAGGTACGGGGGCGTGCCGGGCACCGGGGAGGTCACCGCGAGGTGCGGGGGCGTCGCGTACGCGGCCAGGTGCGGAGGTGTCGCCGGGGCCCCCGGCGAAGCGGGGAGGTGCGGGGGCGTGCCCGGGGCGTCGGGCGAGGCGGCGGGGTGCGGGGGTGCCGACGCGGCCGCGGAAAGCGCGCCTTGGGGTGACGGCGTCGCCGGGGCCGCGGACGAAGCGGGCAGGTGCGAGGGAGTCGCCGGGGCCCCGGGCGAAGCGGCCAGGTGCGGCGGCGTCGCCTGCGCGGCCAGGTGCGAAGGAGTCGCCGGGGGCACGGACGAAGCGGGCAGGTGCGAGGGAGTCGCCGGGGCCGCGGACGAAACGGCCAGGTGCGAGGGAGTCGCCGGGGCCGCGGACGAAGCGGCCAGGTGCGAGGGAGTCGCCGGGGGCGCGGACGAAGCGGCCGGGTGCGGGGGTGTGGCGGGGGCCGCCGGAAGATGCGGTGGCGGTGTCGGGGCCGGTGGGGCGGTCGCGAGGGTCGGGGGGTGCGACGGCGCGTCCGGCCGGGCCGGGGCGGCCGGCTCGCCGGTGAGGAGGTCGAGCAGTTCGGCGGGGGCCGGACGGGCCGCGGGGTCCTTCGCCAGGCAGGCCGTCACCACGTCCACCAGCCCGGCCGGTACCGCGGACGTGTCCGGCGGCTCGTGCACGGAGCGGTACATCAGCCCCATCGGCGTGCCCTCGCCCCAGGCGCTGCCGCCTGCCGCGGCCACCAGGACGGCGCCGAGGGCGAACACGTCGGCGGCGCCGCCGACATCGTGGCCGAGCGCCTGCTCGGGGGCGAGGAAGCCGGGCGTGCCGAAGGCGGTCCCGGTGGCGGTGAGCCGGGTGGACTCGACGGCCCGGGCGATGCCGAAGTCCAGGACGCGCGGCCCGTCGTCGGCCATGACGATGTTGCCGGGCTTGAGGTCGCGGTGCACCAGACCGCAGGAGTGGATGGACTCCAGCGCCTCGGCGAGCGCGGCGGCGAGCGCCCGCAACTGCGCCTCGTCCATGGCCCCCTGGGCGGCGAGCCGGGCCGCGAGGGTCGGGCCCGGGATGTAGGCGGTGGCCAGCCACAGCGGGTCGCCGTCGACGTCCGCGTCCACCACGGACGCGGTGTGGAAGCCGCCGACCGCGCGGGCCGCCTCCACCTCGCTGCGGAACCGCTCGCGGAAGACCGGGTCCGCCGTCAGTTCCGCCTTGGCGACCTTCAGCGCCACCGCACGCCCACCGCGCGTCCGCGCGAGAAACACGGTTCCCATCCCACCCTCACCGAGCTTCCGCTCGACGAGGTAGCCCCCTATGCGTTCCATGCGCACAGTATGGCGCCGGGCGCGGCGCCGTGATCGGGGTGAGTGTCCTTCGGAGACCGCCGGATGTCCGTCGGATGCTGCTCGGAGCGGGTGAACGGTTGCCACTCCTGCGGTGTGGCAACCACCCTGCGTACGGGCTCACAGGTCAGATCGATTCTGCGCCTGTACTTGCTGGGTGGGGCGGGTGGGACTCGAACCCACGGCCGACGGATTATGAGTCCGCTGCTCTAACCGGCTGAGCTACCGCCCCATAGCGGCGTGTCGCGTACATGTGTGCGCGCCGTCTGCCGCAGCATAGCCGCTCATACGATCTCCTGCTTCGGATGGTCGGCTTCCGCGCTGCTTCCTGACCTTGAGACTTCGCCCAGCCCAGGGCGGTTCCCGCGGGCATGAAAAAGGACCCCGAAGGGTCCTCGTTCAGCGTGCTCCCCCGACTGGACTCGAACCAGTAACCTGCCGGTTAACAGCCGGCTGCTCTGCCAATTGAGCTACGGAGGACCGAAGCTCCCCCGACTGGACTCGAACCAGTAACCTGCCGGTTAACAGCCGGCTGCTCTGCCAATTGAGCTACGGAGGATTGCCTCGTTGCATCGAACGTACCTACCTGGGTATTCGCCAGGGGGCGGGCGCTCGCTGCGACACATACATTAGCGCAAGCAGGGGGGTGCTCCGCCAATCGGTATCCCTCGGCCCCGACGCCGCACCACAGACCCACGCAAGGAGAAGGGTGACAGCCATGCGCTACCGGCTCACGTTCGTCGCCGGACTGGCCCTCGGTTACGTGCTCGGCACGAGGGCCGGGCGCGAGCGTTACGAGCAGCTGAAGAAGTCAGCTCGGCGGATCTCGCAGAACCCGGCCGTCCGCAACACCGCCGAGACGGCCGCCCAGCAGGGCCGCGTCTACGCCGGCAAGGCCCTGCACACGGTGAGCGACAAGGTCGGTGACCGGGTCCCGGAGTCGGTGGCCCAGCGGGTGCGCTCCCTGCGCGACCGCAACGTCAACGGCACGCCCGAGGACGACTGGGGCACCAGCAACACCTAGGACGCGGGCTTCACGGGGCCGGTGGGCGCGGGGATACGCGCCCACCGGCCGAAGCAAGCGCCGCGGTACGGCAGAATTTTGGCCATGGGGATAGTCGCCGGGTTGGACAGCTCGCCCGATTTCACTCGCATCGTCGTCTGCGACGCGGACACCGGAGCCGTGCTCAGGCAGGGCTACGCCCAGCATCCGGTGGACACACCGGAAGGGGGGCGGCCCAGCGACGTGGACCCGCAGGCCTGGCTGCTGTCCCTGGGCGAGGCCGCGGGCGGCGGACTGCTGGAGGGCGTGCAGGCCATCGGCGTGTCCGCGCAGCAGAACGCGCTGATCCCGCTGGACGCGCAGGGCAACACGGTCCGCCCGGCGATCACCGGCGGGGACAAGCGGGCGCAGGTCGCCGCCGCCGACCTCGTCGACGCGTTGGGCGGCCGGGAGGCCTGGGCGCAGGCCGTGGGATGCGTGCCGCAGGCCGCGCGGCCGGTGACCAAGCTGCGCTGGCTCGCGAAGAACGAGCCCGAGAACGCCCGCCGCACGGCCGCCCTGCTCCAGGCCCACGACTGGCTGGTGTGGCAGCTCCTCGGACGGCCGGTGCGCCGGACCACCGACCGCGGCGGGGCCTCCGGCACCGGCTACTGGTCCGCCGCCACCGGCGCCTACCGGCCCGACCTGGTCGAGCTGGCGCTGGGCCACCAGGCGATGCTCCCCGAGGTGATCGGCCCGTCGGACGCGGCCGGCACCACCCCGGAGGGCCTGCTGATCTCGGCGGGCACCGGGGAGACCATGGCCGCCGCGTTCGGGCTGGGGATCGGGCTCGGTGACGCGGTCGTCTCGCTCGGCGCGTCCGGGTCCGTGATGGCCGTGCATCCCGAGGCGCTCGCCGACCAGACCGGGATGATCACCTCCCTCGCCGACGCCACCGGCATGCACCTGCCCGTCGTCACCACACTGAACGCGGTGCGGGCCCTGCGCGGCACCGCCGAACTCCTCGGGCTGCCGGATCTGGAGAGCCTGTCCGACCTGGCAATGAAGTCCACGCCGGGGTCGCACGGGCTGGTCCTGCTCCCCTACCTGGAGGGCGAGCGGACCCCGCACCTGCCGCACACCGCGGGCACGCTCGCGGGGCTGCGGCGCGAGTCGATGAAGGCCGAGCACCTGGCGCGGGCCGCGTTCGAGGGCATGCTGTGCGGGCTCGCCGACGCGCTGGACGTGCTGCGCGGGCGGGGCGTGGAGGTGCGGCGGATCTTCCTGCTCGGCCAGGCCGCCGAGCTGCCCGCGGTACAGGCCGCGGCGCCCTCGCTGTTCGGCGCGCAGGTGGTCGTACCGCAGCCGGCCGACTACGCGGCGATCGGCGCGGCCCGGCAGGCCGCCTGGGCGCTCGGCGTGTCGCAGGGCGTGCTCGATCCCCGCAACCCGCCCGCCTGGCAGGGAGCGGCCGCGCAGGTCCTGGAGCCGGGCGACGACCTGGCGGTGGGCCAGGCGGTGCGGCAGCAGTTCGTGTCGGTACGGGAGCAGACCCACCCCGGGGCGTTCCGCTCGTAGCGGCCCAAACCCCCGGCGCCGCAGAAGTACGCCGATGGGTTAATCGGTTGAGGTAACGCGGGTGGAGTGCCCGACGATAGGGGCGAAGGGCACACCGGCCCGCCCCCATCGCCGACTCCGAGAGACGTAGCGTGCTCATACGACTTCTGCGGACCTATCTCAGGCCCTACAGGAAACCCATTGCCTTCCTGGTGCTGCTGCAGTTCCTGCAGACCTGCGCCACCCTCTACCTGCCCACGCTCAACGCCGACATCATCGACAACGGTGTCGTGAAGGGGGACACGGACTACATCCTGTCCTTCGGCGCCCTCATGATCGGCATCTCGCTGGCCCAGGTCGTCTGC
Above is a genomic segment from Streptomyces collinus Tu 365 containing:
- a CDS encoding S8 family serine peptidase; this encodes MRRGPVGRGAVLLSAGLVVAALTPAAPAAARTTVTAQRHDPGTATPTTVTLVTGDKVSVTDLGHGRRTVTVRRPAGATGAVRTQTSDGDITVVPDEALPYLRAGTLDRRLFDVSGLIRQGLTDARSGALPLIVTYGKGARVTTPAGTERTRSLPSLRGAAVTAHRERAFWRSFTHGRSVGKVWLDGRVEADMAQSNAQIGTRAAWDAGLTGKGVTVAVLDTGVDLSHPDLADRVGTTRSFVDGEEVADRNGHGTHVTSTVGGSGAASGGTEQGVAPGATLAVGKVLGDQGSGSESQIIAGMEWAARDVHARVISMSLGSTEPSDGTDPMAQAVNDLSKETGALFVVAAGNTGAPSSIGSPGAADAALTVGAVDSADQAAYFTSAGPRYGDNALKPDVSAPGVDILAARSQLVEGSGYYTSMSGTSMATPHVAGVAALLAQAHPDWTGAQLKDALMSTSKRLDASAYQLGAGRVSVPDVVRARITATGSADLGFHSWPYDADRPVTRTLTYRNSSDADVRLDLAVEGGPDGLATLADPALTVPAHGTASTTVTGDGSKAPVGQSSGQIVASGPDGTPLAHTAFGLVKEEERYTLTVHVRDRDGAPTAADLAVQRLAEGEDARPAHVGDSGTLKLRLRPGTYSLASFLDVRGSHGADSLGLGFLAAPETVLDRDREVTLDGRRLREIRADAGRRTETRQLLMEYDRKANGADLFGAVQVPLTYDSVFAAPTAKVTRGSFEYRTVWRLAEPLLTVRGIGEATVQAGGTLLAGRTRLPLVDVGDGPFTKVAGKAVLARLADGADPAALAEAAQEAGAKALFVTDDAPGRLMAWWGTDDNADRPLQIATVGRADAARLRAAGRADMTGTRNSPYVYDLSEGHPGAIPDRSLTYAPTKRQLAAVHVSFHASAPVSGGEFRYSITDTFPVGLGFQERIDLPAERTDYVSTGPGQRWHESVTVRDGALEERSGLVRYDGGTRPVLNWFRPVWHPWLGTGLGWGQQRAGDQIQLNTPGWGDSGPDHTGFGDVWSEGSGMTQTTAVYLDGTQVDRRTGSGAYVRDAPADEHTYEVVTDTALDAGRWQPATKGHSEWTFRSAATPEDHWTSLPLINLAFRLDTDLAGTVRAGQRLPVALGARYVAGAAGTGTLGGGRLAVSYDDGATWRAVPLTAGRGAAWHGTLTVPRHAAHVSLRASARDDRGGSVTQEIVRAVGVR
- a CDS encoding CU044_2847 family protein; the protein is MNRLMEFTTDDGAVVMVEETDPTGGTRLVSRGEGGPAAQTARTFEGALDGVRAAAHSALRVFRDGTLRPDAVELEFGVKLSAEAGAVIAKGAAEGQLVVRLSWKSATEPAPATGD
- a CDS encoding rod shape-determining protein → MTVSLEQLRRCHFAVDLGAARTRVYVKGSGLVVDQPSVAAMNTRNGALIAVGEFAEQMTGRTPDYIRVVRPVAGGTVVDIEMAQRMLRHLIGDKMRRTLRRRPRLRAAACTPHDADPLAQRATIETLVGLGARRVELVDTLIAAAVGCGLPVERPEASMIMVCGAAATQVAVLSLGSIVTAQRIPVGGEAVDHAIVQHLRHAHALVLPSQSVRPLQIALSGNGLTAQGPASTEIHGRDVATGLPRSVRVDTAAVRNAIHTPLTAVLDGIGRVLRECPPDLVADLADRGIMMVGGSARLPGLDEMLREATGVPVHIAEQPDVCAVQGLGAMLEGQVEPLVLDPLAA
- a CDS encoding anti-sigma factor RsbA family regulatory protein codes for the protein MTVTAEPFVHPALFYADAGQYLAGTVPFVRAALEAGGPVAVAVPGENLRLVRDALGADAEAVRFLDMREAGRNPGRIIPGVLRAFADGQSAGRRVHIVGEPVWADRDPAEHPACAQHEALINSAFRGREVTILCPYDTARLDERALADAYATHPLVIPAGTTEHLPSTAYDPEGVVARYNRPLPPAPGAGPGVLATAFEAGSLPAVRHLATEHGARLGLTGLRLEDLTLITAELTTNSVVHGGGSGVLTVWAEDGHVRCEVRDRGRLTDPLAGRRPAGRDQRGGRGLLLVNLVADLVLTHTGPDGTTIRAHVGP
- a CDS encoding STAS domain-containing protein, which gives rise to MDVPEPGAPRLVPGPVVPRLDVVPLTGRAGVRAAGEVSLPTHGVWEGVLERAVRDGGSVYYLELSALAFVDVAGAGALADAALRFGTRRLVLDRPPPALPRVLELLWPGLPAIEVAAA
- a CDS encoding ANTAR domain-containing protein codes for the protein MTSAARAPHGGRLNALVVGGRTEEGRALLDARGELVRGCTDTLSAALDALPAGITGIELDMSGVSFMDTAGLEFLDALAEYGRLHGLPVTVSGWWGQPRRVLELVGLDVTDPLGTALAAGVRDRTGSAVALERAEQLRELREEIEQLRHAIDSRPVIDQARGILMAAHGCGPERAWDILREASQRSNTKLREVAAAVTASTVPDGPVPPEELRTALREAVARHAPPSGGER
- a CDS encoding serine/threonine-protein kinase; the encoded protein is MERIGGYLVERKLGEGGMGTVFLARTRGGRAVALKVAKAELTADPVFRERFRSEVEAARAVGGFHTASVVDADVDGDPLWLATAYIPGPTLAARLAAQGAMDEAQLRALAAALAEALESIHSCGLVHRDLKPGNIVMADDGPRVLDFGIARAVESTRLTATGTAFGTPGFLAPEQALGHDVGGAADVFALGAVLVAAAGGSAWGEGTPMGLMYRSVHEPPDTSAVPAGLVDVVTACLAKDPAARPAPAELLDLLTGEPAAPARPDAPSHPPTLATAPPAPTPPPHLPAAPATPPHPAASSAPPATPSHLAASSAAPATPSHLAVSSAAPATPSHLPASSVPPATPSHLAAQATPPHLAASPGAPATPSHLPASSAAPATPSPQGALSAAASAPPHPAASPDAPGTPPHLPASPGAPATPPHLAAYATPPHLAVTSPVPGTPPYLPPAPPVPPQAGYGFGPPLPYGAPEVVLGDGDARVVVNAAGVVLELGGVAADFEWAEIAVVRRTPGTRGNRLTVTVQLWDGDVYDCELNARRSARLTEWIARLDPVLGRYLPHR
- a CDS encoding YtxH domain-containing protein: MTAMRYRLTFVAGLALGYVLGTRAGRERYEQLKKSARRISQNPAVRNTAETAAQQGRVYAGKALHTVSDKVGDRVPESVAQRVRSLRDRNVNGTPEDDWGTSNT